Proteins encoded together in one Planctomyces sp. SH-PL14 window:
- a CDS encoding serine hydrolase domain-containing protein translates to MSLSRLTRRESLHLLAAASGLSLGAVPRPVVAATPLEEAFDKLVRAEGFTDDAPGLAVMARRGDAAPFFRCVGLARIKDRRPVTPQTMFELASVSKTMTASAILLLHDRKTLSVTDDVRKHLPELPPTEKNAPIRIRDLLQHTSGLASYMDLADVPARNKDYWINDDYVGEFARQKVPALFAAGARHEYNNTNYLLLAVIVARATRKRFGEFLREAIFDPAGMKTAFVSEGPGSVPARAGRVDAIGYSKEEGAWEEQWALPPDRTETLLTCGDGAIWCSAEDMAAWDAFLHSGRLLKPATVQMALTPAKTRDGKFHSYGLGWGLYFEGSRKATGYGHSGGWGGFGTYYWHDLLTKRTIVMLGNGRPLDMDKFWESLTDLFNKHGDA, encoded by the coding sequence ATGAGTCTTTCACGTCTGACGCGGAGAGAGTCTTTGCATCTCCTGGCGGCCGCTTCGGGGCTCTCGCTGGGGGCGGTCCCGCGGCCGGTTGTCGCCGCGACTCCGCTCGAGGAGGCGTTCGACAAGCTCGTGCGGGCCGAAGGCTTCACGGACGATGCGCCCGGACTGGCCGTGATGGCCCGCCGGGGGGATGCCGCGCCGTTCTTTCGCTGCGTCGGACTGGCGCGGATCAAGGACCGTCGGCCGGTGACGCCGCAGACGATGTTCGAGCTGGCGTCGGTCTCCAAGACCATGACCGCCTCGGCGATCCTGCTGCTGCACGACCGCAAGACGCTGTCGGTCACGGACGACGTTCGTAAGCACCTGCCGGAACTCCCTCCGACGGAGAAGAACGCGCCGATCCGCATCCGCGACCTGCTCCAGCACACCTCGGGACTGGCGTCCTACATGGATCTCGCCGATGTCCCCGCGCGGAACAAGGATTACTGGATCAACGACGACTATGTGGGGGAGTTCGCGCGGCAGAAGGTCCCGGCCCTCTTCGCCGCGGGGGCCCGGCACGAGTACAACAACACGAACTACCTGCTGCTGGCGGTCATCGTGGCCCGGGCGACCAGGAAGCGGTTCGGCGAGTTCCTCCGCGAGGCGATCTTCGACCCCGCGGGGATGAAGACCGCCTTCGTCTCCGAGGGGCCGGGGAGCGTCCCCGCGCGGGCCGGTCGCGTCGACGCCATCGGGTACTCGAAGGAGGAGGGGGCCTGGGAAGAGCAGTGGGCTCTGCCGCCGGATCGGACCGAGACGTTACTCACCTGCGGCGACGGCGCGATCTGGTGCAGTGCCGAAGACATGGCGGCCTGGGACGCGTTCCTGCATTCCGGCCGGTTGCTCAAGCCCGCGACGGTCCAGATGGCCCTCACCCCGGCCAAGACCCGCGACGGCAAGTTCCATTCGTACGGCCTGGGCTGGGGGCTGTACTTCGAGGGGAGCCGCAAGGCGACTGGCTACGGGCACAGCGGCGGCTGGGGTGGGTTCGGGACCTACTACTGGCACGACCTGCTGACGAAGCGGACGATCGTGATGCTCGGCAACGGGCGGCCGCTCGACATGGACAAGTTCTGGGAGTCGCTGACGGATCTCTTCAACAAGCACGGCGACGCGTAG
- a CDS encoding GAF domain-containing protein: MPTPGDHLRPLNGGLTALLRGQREALETAMNGQPLPASLGILVRTTVEQLGPETRAAFYLANEDGTALHHAVGMPDDYAAVVDGFRIGPESLACGLATATGEPVLTTDVMTDPRWEPWREVAQRFDYRGCWSFPIRTTTGNVVGTLAIYSRQPREATEQDRELASLITHTASVILSRHKEAEARRQAEHALRQSEEKYRSLFDSLDEGFCLIEVLLDAAGRASDYRFLETNPAFARHTGLKDAVGRTIRELVPDHDAHWFEIYGEIARTGEPRRFEMPAEALGRFYDVYAFRVGPPHERRVAVLFNDINDRRRADIALRESEEKYRLLFESINEGFAILETIRDDRGRLVDLVYREVNPVFARLTGFQVQPGQRVLEVLPDIEDHWLAYYDRVSSTGVPEVVEDYNRDSDRWYRTNANRVGGAGSPLISVVFEDISVRKRAEAVLRGTQERQAFLLRLSDAIRPLNDAVEMQREAMRLLAEHLKVAVASYFELDSDEDGFVQAAGYEDGSIRLPDRMRMSDYGADIVANYRAGRTIVVVDTEADPRFESQREAYRTIGVRAWVGVPLVKEGRLLVVLGVLERTPRDWSGAEVQLFEEVAERTWAAAERARTETALRESESRLRLALAAARMGIWSWEVSGDDHVRDANLNRLLGLEPVQTTRPLSEFLSHIHPEDRTRVADAFQNSVRQGGSLDVEFRVVWPDGTVRWLRDQGDVFGTAGEQATHMAGACVDVTERREAVDRLRELNTTLESRVEERTESLRALAVELARTEHRERRRLSHVLHDHVQQLLVAANLHVGLAAMDARSPDAKQSFDRALAVIQEAIQASRSLAVELIPPLLDDGGLAAGLEWLAKRSRDNLGLKVQFTSDGTTDVEDADLRALLFQATQELLLNVVKHAKATEASIRLTRPAADQVRIEVADRGAGFRSRPTEIHRGSPESFGLFSIRERVRHLGGGVEIETAPERGSRIRVTVPVKLPEPPPPVTPAARGPHGPETPEENVIRILVVDDHKILREGLIFVLNREPGFKVIGEAADGPRAIELAGELAPDVVLMDVSLPGMTGVAATQRVMAASPEVRVIGLSAHDDPSVRQAMREAGAVEYFTKGGPSAQLIASIRSVVSQS, translated from the coding sequence ATGCCGACCCCCGGCGACCACCTCCGCCCCCTCAACGGGGGACTGACCGCACTGCTTCGCGGTCAGCGGGAAGCGCTCGAAACGGCGATGAACGGCCAGCCCCTCCCGGCGTCGCTCGGCATCCTGGTCCGCACCACCGTCGAGCAGCTCGGGCCGGAGACCCGCGCGGCGTTCTACCTCGCGAACGAAGACGGGACCGCGCTCCATCACGCCGTCGGGATGCCGGACGATTACGCCGCGGTCGTGGACGGGTTCAGGATCGGTCCCGAGTCGCTGGCCTGCGGGCTCGCGACCGCGACCGGCGAACCGGTCCTCACCACCGACGTCATGACCGACCCCCGCTGGGAACCGTGGCGCGAGGTCGCCCAGCGGTTCGACTATCGCGGCTGCTGGAGCTTTCCGATCCGCACGACGACGGGAAACGTCGTCGGCACCCTGGCGATCTACTCCCGCCAGCCGCGTGAGGCGACCGAGCAGGACCGGGAGCTGGCCTCCCTCATCACCCACACCGCCTCCGTCATCCTCTCCCGGCACAAGGAAGCCGAAGCCCGCCGGCAGGCCGAACACGCCCTCCGCCAGAGCGAGGAAAAGTATCGCAGCCTGTTCGACTCGCTCGATGAAGGGTTCTGCCTGATCGAGGTTCTGTTGGACGCAGCGGGAAGGGCCTCCGACTACCGCTTTCTCGAAACGAACCCGGCGTTCGCACGGCACACCGGTCTGAAGGACGCCGTCGGAAGGACCATCCGGGAGCTCGTGCCCGATCACGACGCCCATTGGTTCGAGATCTACGGAGAGATTGCGCGGACGGGCGAGCCGCGGCGGTTCGAGATGCCCGCCGAGGCTCTCGGGCGGTTCTACGACGTGTATGCGTTTCGCGTGGGGCCGCCGCACGAGCGGCGCGTCGCGGTCCTGTTCAACGACATCAACGACCGGAGGCGGGCCGACATCGCTCTCCGGGAAAGCGAGGAGAAGTACCGGTTGCTGTTCGAATCGATCAACGAGGGGTTCGCGATCCTCGAGACGATTCGGGACGATCGGGGGCGGCTCGTCGATCTGGTCTATCGCGAAGTCAACCCGGTCTTTGCCCGCCTGACCGGCTTTCAGGTCCAGCCCGGGCAGCGGGTCCTCGAGGTCCTGCCGGACATCGAGGACCACTGGCTCGCCTACTACGACCGCGTGTCGTCGACCGGCGTGCCGGAGGTGGTCGAGGACTACAACCGCGATTCCGACCGCTGGTATCGGACGAACGCCAATCGCGTCGGCGGCGCGGGGAGCCCGCTCATCTCCGTCGTGTTCGAGGACATCTCCGTGCGGAAGCGGGCGGAAGCGGTCCTGCGGGGGACCCAGGAGCGGCAGGCCTTTCTCCTGCGGCTCAGCGACGCGATCCGACCGTTGAACGACGCCGTGGAGATGCAGAGGGAGGCGATGCGGCTCCTGGCCGAGCACTTGAAGGTCGCGGTTGCTTCATACTTTGAGCTGGACTCCGACGAGGACGGATTCGTCCAGGCGGCCGGGTACGAAGACGGCAGCATCCGGCTCCCCGACCGGATGCGGATGTCCGACTACGGTGCCGATATCGTGGCGAACTACCGCGCGGGGCGGACCATCGTGGTGGTGGACACGGAAGCCGACCCGCGGTTCGAGTCGCAGCGGGAGGCCTACCGGACGATCGGCGTGCGGGCGTGGGTTGGTGTGCCGCTGGTCAAGGAGGGGCGGCTCCTTGTCGTCCTGGGAGTGCTGGAGCGAACGCCCCGGGACTGGAGCGGCGCGGAGGTGCAGCTGTTCGAAGAAGTCGCCGAACGGACCTGGGCCGCGGCCGAGCGGGCCCGGACAGAGACGGCGCTGCGGGAGAGCGAGTCGCGGCTGCGGCTGGCCCTCGCCGCCGCCCGGATGGGGATCTGGTCGTGGGAGGTCTCCGGCGATGATCACGTCCGGGACGCCAATCTGAATCGTCTGCTCGGACTGGAGCCGGTGCAGACGACCCGGCCTCTCTCGGAGTTCCTGAGTCACATCCATCCCGAGGACCGGACGCGGGTGGCGGATGCGTTCCAGAACTCCGTGCGGCAGGGGGGGAGTCTCGATGTCGAGTTCCGCGTCGTCTGGCCGGACGGGACGGTCCGCTGGCTGCGGGATCAGGGGGACGTCTTCGGCACCGCCGGGGAGCAGGCGACCCACATGGCGGGGGCCTGCGTGGATGTCACCGAGCGGCGGGAGGCGGTGGATCGTCTTCGCGAACTCAATACGACGCTGGAGTCGCGCGTCGAAGAGCGGACGGAGTCGCTCCGGGCCCTGGCGGTCGAACTGGCCCGGACGGAGCATCGGGAGCGGCGGCGGCTTTCGCACGTCCTGCACGACCATGTGCAGCAACTCCTGGTGGCGGCCAACCTTCACGTGGGGCTGGCGGCGATGGACGCGCGGTCGCCGGATGCGAAGCAGTCGTTCGACCGGGCGCTGGCGGTGATCCAGGAGGCGATTCAGGCGAGCCGAAGCCTGGCGGTCGAGCTCATTCCTCCGCTGCTCGACGACGGAGGGCTGGCGGCGGGGCTGGAGTGGCTGGCGAAGCGGTCGCGCGACAACCTGGGTCTGAAGGTCCAGTTCACCTCGGACGGCACGACGGACGTCGAGGACGCGGACCTGCGGGCGCTGCTGTTCCAGGCGACACAGGAGCTGCTCCTCAACGTGGTGAAGCACGCGAAGGCGACCGAGGCGAGCATCCGGCTCACGCGTCCCGCGGCGGACCAGGTCCGGATCGAGGTGGCGGACCGGGGAGCCGGGTTCCGCAGCCGTCCGACCGAGATCCATCGCGGTTCGCCGGAGTCGTTCGGCCTGTTCAGCATCCGGGAGCGGGTCCGGCATCTCGGGGGCGGGGTGGAGATTGAGACCGCTCCGGAACGCGGTTCGCGGATTCGCGTGACCGTTCCCGTCAAGTTGCCGGAGCCGCCGCCGCCGGTGACGCCCGCAGCGAGGGGGCCGCATGGGCCGGAGACGCCGGAGGAGAATGTGATCCGCATCCTGGTGGTCGACGATCACAAGATCCTTCGCGAGGGGCTCATCTTTGTGTTGAACCGGGAGCCCGGTTTCAAAGTGATCGGAGAGGCGGCGGATGGGCCGCGGGCGATCGAGCTGGCGGGGGAACTCGCTCCCGACGTGGTGCTGATGGATGTCAGTCTGCCGGGGATGACGGGGGTGGCGGCGACGCAGCGGGTGATGGCGGCGTCGCCGGAGGTGCGGGTGATCGGGCTGTCGGCGCACGACGATCCGTCGGTACGGCAGGCGATGCGGGAGGCAGGGGCGGTGGAGTATTTCACGAAGGGTGGCCCGTCAGCGCAGTTGATCGCGTCGATCCGGTCGGTCGTGAGTCAGAGCTGA